The following proteins come from a genomic window of Trifolium pratense cultivar HEN17-A07 linkage group LG4, ARS_RC_1.1, whole genome shotgun sequence:
- the LOC123881894 gene encoding protein SRG1-like — translation MARSLLVSEEKLVPRSIQEMSMDDDEPPSQYLVKGNSFGSKEDSSTLIPIPIIDVSLLSSQSELEKLRSALSSAGCFQAIGHGMSTSYLDKVREIAKQFFALPVEEKQKYARAPNESEGYGNDRVVSENQVLDWSYRLTLRVFPKEKRRLALWPENPSDFSETLEEFSTKVKSMMDYLLKSMARSLNLEEGSFLDQFGKQSLLQARVNFYPRCSRPDLVLGVKPHTDRSGITTLLQDKEVEGLQVLIDHKWVNVPTIPDALVVNLGDQMQIMSNGIFKSPMHRVVTNTKKLRMSVAIFNEPEPENEIGPVEGLINETRPRLYRNVNNYGDINYRCYQEGKIALETVKIAD, via the exons ATGGCTAGGAGTTTGCTTGTTTCAGAGGAGAAATTAGTTCCAAGGAGCATCCAAGAAATGTCTATGGATGATGATGAACCACCATCACAATATTTAGTCAAAGGAAATAGCTTTGGATCTAAAGAAGATTCTTCAACATTGATTCCAATACCTATCATTGATGTAAGTCTCCTTTCATCACAAAGTGAGCTAGAGAAGCTAAGATCTGCTCTAAGTTCAGCTGGATGCTTCCAG GCAATTGGTCATGGCATGTCAACTTCATATCTTGACAAAGTACGTGAAATCGCAAAACAATTTTTTGCACTTCCTGTTGAGGAAAAACAGAAGTATGCTCGAGCTCCGAATGAATCTGAAGGATATGGAAATGATAGGGTAGTTTCAGAGAATCAAGTTCTTGATTGGTCTTATCGCTTGACTCTTCGAgtttttccaaaagaaaaacgAAGACTTGCTCTCTGGCCAGAAAATCCTAGTGATTTCAG TGAGACATTAGAAGAGTTTTCTACTAAAGTTAAGTCAATGATGGATTATCTCTTGAAAAGTATGGCAAGGTCACTAAATTTGGAAGAAGGTAGTTTCTTGGACCAGTTTGGGAAGCAATCATTACTACAAGCTAGGGTGAACTTCTATCCACGTTGTTCTAGACCTGATTTGGTTCTTGGTGTCAAACCTCACACTGATAGATCAGGAATCACAACTCTATTACAAGACAAAGAAGTGGAAGGTCTTCAAGTTTTGATAGATCACAAATGGGTCAATGTTCCCACAATACCTGATGCTCTTGTTGTCAATCTTGGTGACCAAATGCAG ATCATGAGTAATGGAATATTCAAGAGTCCAATGCACAGAGTTGTGACAAATACAAAAAAGTTGAGGATGTCTGTTGCAATATTTAATGAGCCAGAACCAGAGAATGAAATTGGACCTGTTGAAGGCTTAATAAACGAGACACGTCCAAGATTGTATAGAAATGTGAATAATTATGGTGATATCAACTATAGATGCTATCAAGAGGGGAAAATAGCACTTGAGACGGTCAAAATTGCAGATTAA